Genomic DNA from Streptococcus uberis:
GAAAAAGGTATTGCTTTTTACTTGAAAACGTTTTAAAATAGAGACGTTCTTGAATTTCGTTTAAAAGGAAAAGAATTGCCAAATGATTTTGGAAGGAGATTATTCTTTTTCATTTCAACGAAAAAAAATATATAAGGAGGAAGAACAAGAATGGGTATCGGTATTATTATTGCCAGCCACGGTAAATTTGCTGAAGGTATTCATCAATCTGGTTCTATGATTTTTGGCGAACAAGAGAAAGTACAAGTTGTTACTTTCATGCCAAACGAAGGACCTGATGATTTATACGGACACTTCAACAATGCTATCGCTCAATTTGATGCTGATGATGAAATCCTTGTCCTAGCTGACTTATGGAGTGGATCTCCATTTAACCAGGCTAGTCGCGTGATGGGAGAAAATCCTGATCGCAAAATGGCAATCATCACAGGTCTTAACTTGCCAATGCTTATTCAAGCCTACACAGAGCGCCTTATGGATGCAAATGCAGGGGTTGAAAAAGTTGCCGCAAATATTATTAAAGAATCTAAGGATGGTGTTAAAGCACTTCCTGAAGAACTTAACCCAGTTGAAGTTGCTCCAGTTGTAGCTGCTGCTCCAGTTGCCCAAGGTGCAATTCCAAAAGGAACCGTTATTGGAGATGGAAAATTAAAAATCAATCTTGCACGTATTGACACTCGTCTTTTACACGGACAAGTTGCTACTGCTTGGACTCCAGCTTCAAAAGCAAACCGTATTATTGTTGCTTCTGATTCAGTTGCTAATGACGAATTACGTAAACAATTAATTAAACAAGCTGCACCTGGCGGTGTTAAAGCTAATGTTGTTCCTATTGAAAAATTAATTGAAGTTTCTAAAGACCCACGTTTTGGCAATACACATGCCTTGATTTTGTTTGAAACGGTTCAAGATGCACTTCGTGCTATTGAAGGTGGTGTTGAAATCGGCGAATTAAACGTTGGTTCAATGGCTCACTCAACAGGTAAAACAATGGTCAACAACGTTCTTTCAATGGATAAAGATGACGTTGCCGCTTTTGAAAAACTTCAATCACTTGGCGTTAAATTTGATGTCCGTAAAGTTCCTAATGACTCTAAAAAAGATTTATTCGAACTCATCAAAAAAGCAAACGTTAAATAATCAAAGAAATGGGGAAAACTTGTTTTTCTTATTTCAAAACCATTGACAACTCGTTATATGTGATAAGTTTACATATAATATGATGTTTATTTACACTTCGAAAGGATAAGAAAATGTCAGATATTTCAATTATTTCTGCTATCTTGGTCGTTGTGGTTGCCTTCTTCGCAGGTATGGAAGGTATCCTTGACCAATTTCAATTCCATCAACCACTTGTTGCTTGTACACTTATCGGTCTAGTTACTGGTAATTTAGAAGCAGGAGTTATGCTTGGTGGTTCTTTACAAATGATCGCTCTTGGTTGGGCAAACATTGGTGCTGCAGTTGCACCAGATGCTGCTTTAGCTTCAGTAGCCGCTGCTATTATTCTTGTTAAAGGTGGAAACTTCACTCCTCAAGGTATCGCAGTCGCAACAGCAACAGCTATTCCGCTTGCCGTTGCTGGTCTTTTCTTAACAATGATCGTTCGTACACTTTCAGTCGCTCTTGTTCACACTGCTGATAACGCTGCTAAAGATGGTAATATTCCTGCTGTTGAACGTGCTCACTTTATCGCACTTCTCCTTCAAGGTCTTCGTATTGCTATTCCAGCTGCACTTTTAATCGCTATCCCTGCTTCTGCCGTTAAAGATGCTCTTGGCATGATGCCAGACTGGTTAAACGGTGGTATGGCTGTCGGTGGTGGTATGGTTGTTGCCGTAGGTTATGCTATGGTAATCAACATGATGGCTACTCGTGAAGTTTGGCCATTCTTCGCTCTAGGTTTTGCTTTCGCAGCTTTAAGCGACTTAACACTTATCGCTCTTGGTACAATTGGTGTGGCTATGGCCTTCATTTACCTTAACCTTTCAAAACAAGGTGGTAACGGTGGTGGAAGCAACGGTGGATCAAACGATCCAATCGGCGACATCCTAGAAGACTACTAGAAAGGGGCCAAAAAATGACTGAACAAATTAAATTATCAAAAGCTGATCGTCAAAAAGTTTGGTGGCGTTCACAATTCCTTCAAGGTTCTTGGAACTACGAACGTATGCAAAACTTAGGTTGGGCATATTCATTAATCCCTGCTATCAAAAAACTTTATACAACTAAAGAAGATCAAGCTGCGGCTCTTACACGTCACTTAGAGTTCTTTAACACACACCCATATGTAGCTGCTCCAATTATCGGTGTTACTCTTGCTCTTGAAGAAGAAAAAGCAAACGGTACTGAAATCGATGATGCTGCTATCCAAGGGGTTAAAATCGGTATGATGGGACCATTGGCCGGTATCGGTGACCCAGTATTCTGGTTTACTGTACGACCAATCTTAGGTGCTCTTGGAGCTTCACTTGCTACTTCAGGTAACATTGTTGGTCCATTGCTCTTCTTCTTTGGATGGAATATCATCCGTATGGCATTCTTATGGTACACACAAGAGTTTGGCTACAAAGCAGGTTCTGAAATCACTAAAGACATGTCTGGTGGTATTTTACAAGACATCACTAAAGGTGCATCTATCCTTGGTATGTTTATCCTTGCTGTCCTTGTGGAACGTTGGGTATCTATTAACTTTACAGTTAACCTTCCTTCAAAACTCTTGTCTAAAGGTGCTTACGTTGAATTCCCTAAAGGAGCTGTTACAGGTCCTGAACTTAAAGGTATTCTTGGTCAAGCAATCGGTGGTATGAGCTTAGATAAATACCAAGCACAAACACTTCAAGGACAACTTAACTCACTTATTCCAGGTTTGATGGGATTACTCCTTACATTCCTATGTATGTGGTTACTTAAGAAAAAAGTTTCTCCAATTACAATTATCATTGCATTATTCGTAGTTGGTATTCTTGCTCGTGTTGCTGGAATCATGTAATCCGCTGGAAACCTGAGGCTTAAGTCTCAGGTTTTTTTTAGTGGTAATTAGTCATTCATTATGACTTTCCATGTGCTATAATATTTTTAAAGCAATGAAGGGAGTTTCACTTTGGCAAAATCCATGAACACTACTGTCGACTTTCAAACCAAAGCAACATCTTACTTGGGCA
This window encodes:
- a CDS encoding PTS sugar transporter subunit IIB, which codes for MGIGIIIASHGKFAEGIHQSGSMIFGEQEKVQVVTFMPNEGPDDLYGHFNNAIAQFDADDEILVLADLWSGSPFNQASRVMGENPDRKMAIITGLNLPMLIQAYTERLMDANAGVEKVAANIIKESKDGVKALPEELNPVEVAPVVAAAPVAQGAIPKGTVIGDGKLKINLARIDTRLLHGQVATAWTPASKANRIIVASDSVANDELRKQLIKQAAPGGVKANVVPIEKLIEVSKDPRFGNTHALILFETVQDALRAIEGGVEIGELNVGSMAHSTGKTMVNNVLSMDKDDVAAFEKLQSLGVKFDVRKVPNDSKKDLFELIKKANVK
- a CDS encoding PTS mannose/fructose/sorbose transporter subunit IIC encodes the protein MSDISIISAILVVVVAFFAGMEGILDQFQFHQPLVACTLIGLVTGNLEAGVMLGGSLQMIALGWANIGAAVAPDAALASVAAAIILVKGGNFTPQGIAVATATAIPLAVAGLFLTMIVRTLSVALVHTADNAAKDGNIPAVERAHFIALLLQGLRIAIPAALLIAIPASAVKDALGMMPDWLNGGMAVGGGMVVAVGYAMVINMMATREVWPFFALGFAFAALSDLTLIALGTIGVAMAFIYLNLSKQGGNGGGSNGGSNDPIGDILEDY
- a CDS encoding PTS system mannose/fructose/sorbose family transporter subunit IID, with product MTEQIKLSKADRQKVWWRSQFLQGSWNYERMQNLGWAYSLIPAIKKLYTTKEDQAAALTRHLEFFNTHPYVAAPIIGVTLALEEEKANGTEIDDAAIQGVKIGMMGPLAGIGDPVFWFTVRPILGALGASLATSGNIVGPLLFFFGWNIIRMAFLWYTQEFGYKAGSEITKDMSGGILQDITKGASILGMFILAVLVERWVSINFTVNLPSKLLSKGAYVEFPKGAVTGPELKGILGQAIGGMSLDKYQAQTLQGQLNSLIPGLMGLLLTFLCMWLLKKKVSPITIIIALFVVGILARVAGIM